One Ovis aries strain OAR_USU_Benz2616 breed Rambouillet chromosome 4, ARS-UI_Ramb_v3.0, whole genome shotgun sequence DNA window includes the following coding sequences:
- the GPNMB gene encoding transmembrane glycoprotein NMB has product MECLYCFLGFLLLAARLPLDAAKRFHDVLSNERPSGYMRGHNQLNGWSSDENDWNEKLYPVWKRGDSRWKSSWKGGRVQAVLTSDSPALVGSTITFAVNLVFPRCQKEDASGNIVYEKNCRNDTGASPDPYVYNWTAWTEDGDWGNDTSEGHHNVFPDGKPFPRPWKKNFVYVFHTLGQYFQKLGRCSVTVSINTANVSLGPQIMEVTVYRRHRWAYVPIAKVKDVYVVTDQIPVFVTMSQKNNRNSSDETFLRDLPITFSVLIHDPSHFLNESAIYYKWNFGDNTGLFVSNNHTLNHTYVLNGTFSLNLTVQAEVPGPCPLPSPRPPKTTPSLVTAGDNSLELREIPDESCHITRYGYFKATITIVEGILEVNIIQVTDVLMPGPQPDDSLVDFVVTCQGSIPTEVCTVISDPSCQITQNPVCDPVPMELGDACLLTVRRAFSGSGTYCMNLTLGDDASLALTSTLVSITSRDPASLLRMANGILVSLGCLAMLVTVIAFLMYKKHKKYKPIENSPGIVIRGKGLNVFLSHAKTLFFPGNQEKDPLLKNQPGIL; this is encoded by the exons ATGGAATGTCTCTACTGTTTCCTGGGATTTCTGCTTCTGGCTGCAAGATTGCCACTGGATGCTGCCAAAC GTTTTCATGATGTGCTGAGCAATGAAAGACCTTCTGGTTATATGAGGGGGCACAACCAATTAAATGGATGGTCATCAGATGAAAATGACTGGAATGAAAAACTCTATCCAGTGTGGAAAAGGGGAGACTCGAGGTGGAAAAGCTCTTGGAAAG GAGGCCGTGTGCAGGCAGTTCTGACCAGTGATTCCCCAGCACTGGTGGGCTCAACCATAACATTTGCAGTGAACCTGGTATTCCCCAGATGCCAAAAGGAAGATGCCAGTGGCAACATAGTTTATGAGAAGAACTGCAGAAATG ACACTGGTGCATCTCCTGACCCGTATGTTTACAACTGGACAGCGTGGACAGAGGACGGCGACTGGGGAAACGACACGAGTGAAGGCCACCACAACGTGTTCCCTGATGGGAAGCCTTTCCCTCGCCCCTGGAAAAAGAACTTTGTCTACGTGTTCCACACACTTG GTCAATATTTCCAGAAGTTGGGACGGTGTTCAGTGACAGTTTCCATCAACACAGCCAATGTGAGTCTTGGCCCTCAAATCATGGAAGTAACTGTCTATAGAAGACACCGATGGGCATATGTTCCCATCGCAAAAGTGAAAGATGTGTATGTAGTAACAG ATCAGATTCCTGTATTTGTAACTATGTCCCAGAAGAACAATCGAAATTCATCTGATGAAACCTTCCTCAGGGACCTCCCCATTACGTTCAGTGTCCTGATTCACGATCCCAGTCACTTCCTCAATGAGTCTGCCATTTACTACAAGTGGAACTTCGGGGATAATACTGGTCTGTTTGTTTCCAACAATCACACTTTGAATCACACCTATGTGCTCAATGGAACCTTCAGCCTCAACCTCACTGTGCAAGCTGAAGTGCCTGGACCTTGTCCTTTGCCTTCACCCAGACCTCCAAAAACCACCCCTTCTTTGG TAACTGCTGGTGACAATAGCCTGGAGCTGAGGGAGATTCCTGATGAAAGCTGCCATATTACCAGATATGGCTACTTTAAAGCCACCATCACAATTGTAG AGGGCATTCTAGAGGTTAACATCATCCAAGTGACAGACGTCCTGATGCCTGGGCCACAGCCTGACGACTCCCTGGTGGATTTCGTTGTGACCTGCCAAGGGAG CATCCCTACAGAGGTCTGCACCGTCATCTCTGACCCCAGCTGCCAGATCACCCAGAACCCAGTCTGCGACCCTGTGCCCATGGAGCTGGGAGACGCGTGCTTGCTGACGGTGAGGAGAGCCTTCAGTGGGTCTGGGACATACTGTATGAACCTCACCCTGGGTGATGATGCAAGTCTGGCCCTCACGAGCACCCTTGTCTCTATCACCAGCAGAG ACCCAGCTTCCCTTTTAAGAATGGCAAATGGTATCCTGGTCTCCCTTGGCTGCTTGGCCATGCTCGTCACTGTGATCGCCTTTTTGATGTACAA aaaacacaagaaatacAAACCAATAGAAAACAGCCCTGGGATCGTGATCAGAGGCAAAGGCCTGAATGTTTTCCTCAGTCATGCAAAGACCCTGTTCTTCCCCGGAAACCAGGAAAAAGATCCACTGCTCAAGAACCAACCAGGAATTCTTTGA